A genomic segment from Bacteroidota bacterium encodes:
- a CDS encoding glycoside hydrolase family 20 zincin-like fold domain-containing protein — MSFKKILSLLHVLLLTLNVLAQTTFENGRLIYSADELENGEFIKEFMLIGPFSNSLSDGEKDYFHLDNSCLGFKRDYLKPIGGEQGVKPNLEQEVSLETGEVFKWELNKSTEDIIDLKKIFVPNEGVVAYAAIWIESDKEQEKILGVGSNDGMKAWLNGKLLLKVHKPRIVKIDDEYLKLKLKKGNNILLLKIEQGLGGWGFALRPVDNETAWKQVQNNLDVAMNSEFVIEGDKIIGTIGDNNIVGQLSNLPMAEIEFSAIDKSHSKIISAQLGSKLVLDKKEFTAKEYSIKISFDSDNGGHSTYAYMNTSVDVVEELRELLAQKNVVSNLIIDPSPLENYYLDYIKTVKWLDSVNKLWEHPYGYRRYLGGLQKAFKGLEELSESNNNFEKVFPQPKSMEFNGAKCKISPNWKVYYSTETKDVLNEKIESFWRGYFSQEVNYTSEPGKSKTINIYLKENSGLEKEAYEITVEKNIVKVVASAKQGLFYGLSTLVQALEISHILPTGIIIDSPAYSVRSVMLSNIKAEMSDDFKAYIKKLSGLRYNEIYIYSEGYLHLDNHDKLKEITEIFDYCKDHFIEPVPFIETFGSATFTGILDPCLDEGIYHERESFISDKFGFIKLGVKRIHDCDNSTIRVFAGELELVKNTDYMLLITEEPKIKIINSNYIQKELKLSFDEVDFTDFPHPATCPSNPKGWEIQERVISSIIKELKPNKLHISQDEVGFVNKCSLCKARGISNRELMIDQINRVHEIIRKYDDNIGIYIWGDMFSDLQNAPKIDAVGAIDGLPKDIMVNDWNYLAVYHSDKAQTINQMNFYLERGYKTGGVAWFEPANILDIMLAGKKYPDQFMGIMHSAWYGYKYSLLPVAEANWTGRIIIGELGF, encoded by the coding sequence AAAAAGACTATTTCCATCTCGATAATTCGTGTTTGGGTTTTAAAAGAGATTATTTGAAACCGATAGGTGGGGAGCAGGGGGTAAAGCCAAACTTGGAGCAGGAAGTCAGTTTAGAAACGGGAGAGGTTTTTAAATGGGAGCTTAATAAGAGTACAGAAGATATTATCGACCTAAAAAAGATTTTTGTACCAAACGAAGGAGTAGTTGCCTATGCTGCTATATGGATTGAAAGCGACAAAGAACAGGAGAAAATATTAGGAGTAGGGTCAAACGATGGAATGAAAGCATGGCTCAATGGCAAATTGTTATTGAAAGTACATAAACCACGTATTGTAAAAATAGATGACGAGTACCTAAAGTTGAAATTGAAAAAGGGGAACAATATTCTTTTACTAAAAATAGAACAAGGCTTAGGCGGATGGGGATTTGCTTTGCGACCTGTAGATAATGAAACAGCCTGGAAGCAGGTACAGAATAATCTTGATGTAGCAATGAACAGTGAATTTGTTATTGAAGGGGATAAAATTATTGGAACAATTGGAGATAATAATATAGTAGGGCAACTTAGTAACCTGCCAATGGCAGAAATCGAGTTTTCAGCTATCGATAAATCACATAGTAAAATAATTTCGGCACAACTGGGATCAAAGTTAGTTTTAGACAAGAAAGAATTTACTGCCAAAGAATATTCAATAAAAATAAGTTTTGATAGCGATAATGGCGGTCATAGCACATATGCATATATGAATACTTCGGTTGATGTGGTAGAGGAGTTGAGAGAACTTTTAGCACAAAAAAATGTTGTTAGCAATCTGATCATAGATCCATCGCCACTGGAAAATTATTATCTCGATTATATTAAAACAGTAAAGTGGTTAGATTCGGTAAATAAACTTTGGGAGCATCCATACGGATATCGAAGGTATTTGGGAGGATTGCAAAAGGCGTTTAAAGGTTTGGAAGAATTATCAGAAAGCAATAATAATTTCGAAAAGGTTTTTCCTCAGCCAAAATCTATGGAATTTAATGGAGCAAAATGCAAAATATCTCCAAATTGGAAAGTGTATTATTCTACAGAAACAAAAGATGTTTTGAATGAAAAAATTGAGTCTTTTTGGCGAGGATATTTTTCGCAGGAAGTAAATTATACTTCAGAGCCGGGGAAAAGTAAAACCATAAATATTTATTTAAAAGAGAATTCAGGTTTAGAGAAAGAAGCTTATGAAATTACGGTTGAAAAGAATATAGTTAAAGTAGTAGCTTCTGCCAAACAAGGATTGTTTTACGGATTAAGTACACTGGTACAGGCGCTCGAAATATCACATATACTTCCTACAGGAATAATTATAGATTCTCCGGCATATTCGGTTCGTAGTGTAATGCTATCAAATATCAAGGCAGAAATGAGCGATGATTTTAAGGCTTATATAAAAAAGTTATCCGGGTTGAGGTATAACGAAATTTACATCTACTCCGAAGGCTATTTACATTTGGATAATCATGATAAACTGAAAGAAATAACAGAGATTTTTGACTATTGCAAAGATCATTTTATTGAGCCGGTTCCCTTTATTGAAACTTTTGGATCTGCAACATTTACCGGTATTCTGGATCCTTGTTTAGATGAAGGTATTTATCACGAAAGGGAAAGTTTTATATCAGATAAGTTCGGATTTATAAAATTGGGAGTAAAGCGTATTCACGATTGCGATAATTCAACTATACGTGTGTTTGCAGGAGAGTTAGAGCTTGTGAAAAACACAGACTATATGCTCCTTATAACTGAAGAACCTAAAATTAAAATTATTAATTCTAATTATATACAGAAGGAATTAAAATTGAGTTTTGATGAAGTTGATTTTACAGATTTCCCACATCCGGCAACTTGTCCGAGCAATCCAAAAGGTTGGGAAATTCAGGAAAGAGTAATTTCCTCAATAATTAAAGAATTAAAGCCAAATAAACTGCATATAAGTCAGGATGAGGTAGGCTTTGTAAACAAGTGTAGCTTGTGTAAAGCTCGTGGTATATCTAATAGAGAACTGATGATTGACCAAATAAACAGAGTACATGAAATTATTAGAAAATATGATGATAATATAGGGATTTACATTTGGGGAGATATGTTTAGTGATCTACAAAATGCACCAAAAATAGATGCAGTTGGTGCAATAGATGGTTTACCAAAAGATATAATGGTTAACGATTGGAATTACCTGGCTGTTTATCACAGTGACAAAGCACAGACAATAAATCAAATGAATTTTTATTTGGAAAGGGGATATAAAACTGGTGGAGTAGCGTGGTTTGAACCGGCAAATATATTGGATATCATGCTCGCAGGTAAAAAATATCCCGACCAGTTTATGGGAATAATGCATAGTGCATGGTATGGTTATAAGTACAGTTTATTGCCCGTGGCTGAGGCAAACTGGACAGGACGAATTATAATTGGTGAGTTGGGGTTTTAA